The following DNA comes from Mesorhizobium sp. B2-1-8.
GCTTACGGCGAGCACAGGATGGTCTGAAGTGCCGGGACTGCGGGCTTCGGCCGCGGGCGCGGTCATGGCTGCCTCCCGGCCTGCATGACACGCACGCGCCCTTCCAGGTAATTGCGCAGCACGTCGGCCTCGACCGCGATGACGATGACCACGCCGATGACGATGAGCTGGAAGAAGATATTGACGTTGAGCAGGTTGAGCGCGTTGCGGATGACGCCGATCATGATGGCACCGATCAGGGCGTGGCCAAGGTGGCCGCGACCGCCGAGAAAACTGGCGCCGCCGATGATCACCGCGGCGATCGTGTCAAGCTCGAGCAAATTGCCGAACAGCGGCGAACCGGCGTCGGTGCGGCCGGCAAGGATGACAGCGCCGATACCGGCGCAGAGGCCAGAAATCACATAGGCCGAGACCAGAACCCAAGACACCGGAATGCCCATGCGCAACGCAGCATCCGGTCTGCCGCCGACGGCATAGATCCAGCGCCCCCACACCATCGTCTTGGCCATGACAAACAGGACCGCGGCGACACCGACCACGACGAAGACCGAACCTGGCAAGCCCCAGATCGCCTCGCGGCCGAGCACGTCGATCGCATCTGGCATTCCAGGGATCGCACGCCCGTCGGCCAGTTCGAGGGCCAGGCCCTTGGCGATGCTCAGCGTTGCAAGCGTGATGATGAACGGATGTGGCAGCCGGCCGAAGACGTAGACCAGTCCATTTATCGCGCCCACCGCCGCGCCGCTTCCAACCATTACCGCGATCACGACCACCGCGGTAGCGCCGGCATGAAAACTCAACGCTCCAAGAACGGAGGCCAGCGCAAGGTTCGATCCAACCGAGAGGTCGATGCCACGCGTCAGGATGACCAGATGCTGGCCCATTGCGACGACCGAAATGACAGCGGTCTGGGCAAGGATATTGCTGAGGTTGCGGCCGGTCAGAAAATAGGGCGACAGGAAGCCGAGGATGACAATCAGCAGCAGCAGGATCACAGCCGGGCCGGCGCTGAGCAACATCAAGCCAAGCGCCAGACCCGGCGCCGCCTCCGCTTTCCTCGACGCTTGAGCCGTGCCTTCGTCAGCAGTGGCGCTGCTGTTTCCCACCTCAGGCAAAACTTTCCTCCCCGCGCGAACTCTTGCGAGCCGCGCGCCACCAAGTCGTGTCAATTTCGATCTTCTTGTTATCGATAAAAAACATCTTGGAGTATCGGGTCAAGTTGTTTTTTATGGATAAAGGTCATGCTAGAAAGGACAAGACTTTCTCTGGAGGCCCCGATGAAAACCGACACCGTTTACAAGAAGGCGTTCAATCGCGTGGCCCACATGATGCGCGACGGGCAGTTGGCCGGTCAGCTTCCATCCGAGAACGAGCTGCGGCGGCGGGTGGGCGTCAGCCGCACGACGATACGCAAGGTGCTGGAAGAACTTGTCCACCGAGCCATGGTCAGCGAAGAGAACGGCATTCGGGCAGTTGGGCGACCGGCCAACGATGACGACTGCTACCCGGACGCGGAAACCACGCCCCGCGCGACGCATGTCGAACAGCAATTCATGGAGTGGATGCTGCGTGGCGACACCAGGCCCGGGACCAGCATCAACGAGCTTGACCTTGCCCGGCAATTTGGCGTCGCAACCAACGGCATCAGGGAATTCCTGATCCGTTTCAGCCGCTTCGGCCTGATCGAAAAGCGGCCGAATTCCGGGTGGCTTTTCAAAGGCTTCACGGAAGACTTCGCACTCGAACTGTTTGAAATCAGAGTGATGTTCGAGGTGCGGTCGGCGCGCCTGTTTTCACAGCAGCCCGAAAGTTCTCCGCTGTGGGCGAAACTCGCCGCGCTCAAGTTATCGCACATTGAACTGCTCGAGCACATGGACCGCCGCTTTCATGACTTCTCCAGGCTCGACAATCGTTTTCACCGGCTCATCAACGAGGCATCGCCGAACCGGTTCATCGATGACTTCTACGACATCATCACGTTCATTTTTCACTATCACTATCAGTGGAACAAGCAGGACGAAAAGCAGCGCAATCAGGCAGCCATCGTCGAACACATCGTTTTTATCGATGCGCTGGAAAGCCGCAATGCAAAGCGGATCGAGATCGCCTGTCGCGCGCACCTCGACTCGGCAAAGGAAACGCTGACGCGTTCTCTGCTGGTATTTGATGAGATTCCGACAGGATAATTACCCGACATATGGCGGCGCATTACTGCCCGGAAGCTAAGGCGAGATGGCGGACGGGCACACTTTAGTCCGAATGACCCAAGCTGCCGTGAAGCGATTGGCGTCGTGCGCAAAGAAGGTGGTTCAGTCGAAGAAGCCCGCATCCTCTTCCCTGAGATACTTCCTGGCACCTTCGGCGTCGATGTCGAGGCCCAGCCCCGGTGCTTCGAGCAGATCCACCATGCTGTCCTTCACGATCTGCTTGGGCAGGCCGATGACGATGTCGTTCCACCAGGGATCGGAGGCGCTGGGATATTCGAACGCCACGTAGTTGGCGGGCAAGGTGGCGCAAACATTGATCAGTGCGCCGAGGCCAAGCAGGCCGTTCGCGGTGCCGTGCGGCGCCATCAGGATCGAGTGCATATAGGCGTGCTCGGCGACCCATTTGAGCTCGGCAATGCCGCCAATGTCGGCAGGATCGGGGCCGATGACGCGCACCGCCTGCGTCTCGATCAGCTCCTTGAAATTGTGCCTGAGGTAAATCTGCTCGCCGGTATGGATCGGCGTCGAAGTAGAGGTGGTCAGCTCCCGGTAGGCCTGCGGGTTGACCCACGGTACATAGTCGCCGGTCAACATGTCCTCGAGCCACATCAAATTGTACTTCTCGACCGCGCGAGCGAACTTGATCGCATCGGGCAGCATCCAGCCGGGGCCGCAGTCGAGCGCCAGGCTGACCTTGTCGCCCAACACTTCCTTCATCGCGATCACGCAGTCGAGCATGTGGTTGAAACCGCGTTCGCTGATCACGCCCTGATCCATGGCACCGTGATAGCCGGCCTTCTTCTGCGTTACGCCATAATGGAAGCCATCGACCGTGTCCTTCATGTTGGAATGGAACGAGATTCCTTGCTTGACCATGAAGAAATTCTGCGGCTGCTCCATCATCCATTTGACATCGGCGGCGTAATCCTCCGGCCGGTCGCCCGTGCGCTTCTGGCGGATCGAGCCGTTGTAGACGCGCACCTTGTCGCGCACCTTGCCGCCGAGCAGCTTATATGCCGGCACGCCCGCGGCCTTGCCGGCAATGTCCCACAGCGCATGTTCGATGGCGCTGACCGCCGCGCCATAGGGCTTGAAAGAGCCGCGTTGGCGGATCTTCAACATGACCCGCTCGACGTCGGTCGGATCCTCGCCGATCAGCGCCTCGCGGAAATGCAGCACCCATGGCTTGAGGTAGGCCTTGGTGAACTCGACCTCGCCAAGGCCGTAGAGACCTTCGTCAGTGACGATGCGGACGATGGGATGTTTGCCGATAACGGCGCACCGCAGGTCGGTGATCTTCATGGCGCAGTCCTATTTCACAGACGAGAAAGCTGTCGGCGTGAGCAGCTGGCTGCTGATATTGGCAATGATCTGCCCGTCGCGCTCAGACTCGTCCCGGGCCCTGTGCCATGCCGGATCGGTGACGAAAGCCGCCCATTTCGCCTCACGCTCGGCCAGCGATTCCCAGGCGAGGAAATAGGTGAGGCGATTGCTGTTTTCGCCGATCGCCGTGGTGAAAAACCCGGCTTGGCGGATGCCATGCCTCTCCCAGATGGCCAGCGTTTGGTCGGAAAAGCGCTTGAGCAAAGTCGGCAGCCTGCCCGGCAGGCAGTCATAGATACGCAGTTCGTAGATCATGGTTTCGTCCGTTTCTTTCTTCGCCTCTCCCTTGGGAGAGGTCGACACGAATGGTCGGTCGTTGGTCCGGTGAGCCTGGGGGAATGAGGGCAAGGGGTCTGGGCTAACTCCAGGTCCGGTCCCAGCTATATTCATTGTCCCAATGCTCGGTGGATTGCCATATCCCCGTGACACCGGGCTGCAGATGCTGGCTGATCACCTCCTCGACCACGTCGTCGATGCCCAGCCCCGGCTTGTCGGGCACGGTGATGAAGCCGTCCTTCACAAGCGGCTTGGGCAGACCCGTGACGATATCGTCCCACCAGTCCACTTCGACGCTGTGAAACTCGAGCGCCATGAAGTTCTCGGTCGCGGTGGCGACATGCGCGGCGGCCATCGCGGCGATCGGACTTTCGGCCATATGGATCGCCATGGCGACACCGTGATCCTGCGCCATATCGCCGATCTTCTTGGTCTCGAGAATGCCCCCACTGGTGAGCAGGTCCGGGTGGATGACCGAGAGGCCGCCGCTCTTGAGCAGCGGCTCGAAGCCTTCCTTGAGGTAGATGTCCTCGCCGGTGCAGATCGGCACCGTGGTAGCCTGCTGCAATTGCCGGTACTGCTCGGTGTATTGCCAGGGGATCACGTCCTCCAGCCAGGCCGGAACGTATTTCTCGATACGGCGCGACAGGCGTATGCCATCCTGCAGCGAGATGTGGCCGACATGGTCGATGGCAAGCGGGATCTCGTATCCGATGACCTCGCGAACCTCGTGGATATACTGCTCGAGCAGGTCTATCCCCTTTTCGGTGAAATGCAGGCCTGTGAACGGGTGCTGCACGTTCTGCGCGTCATAAGCGAGATTGCGGGCCTTTCGCTCCTCGAACGAGCCACCGCGGCCGCGCGGGTTGCCGTTAAACCCTTCGAACGCGCCGGCGGGTGCGACCACGGCGCCCGGGACATGGGCGATCTGCATCAAGCCCAGATCCATCTTCAAGAAGGTGAACCCGCGGCCCATGCGTTCCTTGAGGCGCTTGCCGGTTTCGGTGCCGCTGGGTTTCTCGGCGTCGGTATCGCAATAGACGCGCACCTTGTCGCGGAACCGTCCGCCCAGCATCTGGTAGATCGGCACACCATAGGCCTTGCCGGCGATGTCCCACAGCGCGATTTCGACCGCCGAGACGCCGCCGCCCTGCCGGCCGTGCCCGCCGAACTGCTTGATCCGGCGAAACAGGCGGTCGATGTCGCAGGGGTTCTCGCCAAGCAGCCGGCCCTTCAACATCAGCGCGTAGGTGGCGCTGGCGCCGTCGCGCACCTCGCCAAGCCCGACGATGCCCTGGTTGGTATAGATCTTGAGCAGCGCCGAGGTGAACGGCGCACCGACGATCTCGGCCACCCGCATGTCGGTGATGCGAAGCTCGGACGGCTTCGAATTGGTGTTGACCCGGTTGAGGGCCTCGTCGGCTCCATCCGTCCTTGGCATAACTTATCCTCGTTCTGGTCGGCGGGCCTGTCGCCCCGCATGCTGCCGATGGCGCTAGCCCAGTTCGATCTCATGGGCTTGCAAATAATCGCGGTTCATCTCGATGCCGAGGCCCGGCCTCGACGAAAGCTTGAGGCTGCCGTTCGAAACGTCGAGCGGCTTGTCGATGAGATGATTGTACTTACCCAAATTCCACTCCGACGTTTCGAGCTTGTAGAAGTTCGGAACGGTCATCATCACCTGCGCTCCCGCAACCACGTTGATCGGCCCCGCGGCATCATGGGGCGAGACCGGGATGTAGTAGGCTTCGCACAGGGCGGAAATCTTCTTGAGTTCGGTAATGCCGCCGGTCCAGGTGACGTCGGGCATGATGTAGTCGGCGAGCTTGTTCTCGAGCACCGGCACGAAATCCCACTTCGTGTGGCCGCGCTCGCCCCACGAAATGGCGGCACTGACCTTCTCGCGCACCTGCTTAAGGGCGTTAAGGCTCTCGGGCGGACAAGGCTCCTCGAACCAGTCGATCTGGCCGGCTTCCTCGAGGCTGCGACAGAGGCGAATGGCGGTCGGAACGTCGAAGCGGCCATGCGCATCGATGAGAATGTCGACATCTGGGCCCGCCGTTTCGCGGATCAGAGCCGTGAGTTCGGCAGCCTCGCGCTCGTCCTTGCGGGTCATGCTGCCATCGAGGTAGCCGTCCCGCTGTTCGCGCGACACGCCGCCGGCACCGCGACCCTGGTGAGGGAAAGGATCGAACTTGAGAGCAGTGTGTCCGGACTCGACAATGTCCAGGATTTCGCGGGCCACAGCATCCTTGCTGGTGAATTTAGCCTGGTTGGGATGGGTGTAGAGCGCGATTTCATCCCGGACTGGCCCGCCCAAGAGCTCGTAGACCGGCTTGCCGAGAGCTTTGCCCCTGAGATCCCAGAGGGCTATGTCGATCGCGCTCACGCATTCGACCGCGGCGCCGCGGCTGCCCATATAGGTGAAGCTGCGGAAGATCTTGTGCCATAGATACTCGATACGCGCCGGATCCTCGCCCGTCACCGCGGCTCCGATCTGTCGAAGGATCGTGCAGAGGGCACGGTTGGCGAGCTTGGTGGTGGTGGTGATCTCTCCCCAGCCGCTCACCCCCTCGTCCGTCGTCACCTCGACGAACAGGAATTCTCCCCAATAGGAAGCATCGGACTTGATCAGCCACGGCCGAACGCTCGTGATTTTCATTTCAACTACCTTTGTCCGTAATCCTAGACTTGATCCCTCGTCCTATCCGGCCCGAGCGGCGTTGCGCGCACGCATCTGTTCGAGAACATGCCGGCCGGAGCCCTCGACATGGCGGGAAATGACTTCGGCTGCCTTGTCTGCCTCTCCCGCCTTGATGAGCGCAATGAGTTCGCGGTGCTCGCGAATGATCGCGGCACGCCGCGCGAGCGTGAAATTGAAGCGTCGGCTCACCGCTCGCAGCACTTCGCGATGCTTCCACCAGAGCTCGGCCGCATGGCGGTTATAGTGCCGCTGGTACATCACGGTGTGGAAGGCTGTATCCAGTTCGCTGTGCCTAAACGTGTCGGCGAAGTTGTTCTCTTCGATCAGGCCTTGGATACGTTCCAGTTCGGCGATGTCCTCGCCGGTAGCCATACCCACGAACCATCGCGTCAAGGCTGGTTCGATCAGAACACCGATTTCGTAGATGTCGCGAACAAAATCCTGATCGATGGGCCTTACACGCGCCCCGCGATTGGGCGAGAAGATGACGAACCCCTCGCCGCGCAACAGTTGCAGGGCCTCCCGCACGGGATTGGTCGAAGTGCCGTGGCGGCGGGCGAGATCCGTGACAACAAGCCGTTCGTTGGCGGCGAGCCGTCCCTCGATGATGTCTTCCCTTATCAGTTGATAAAGCGAGGCACCCTCGCTGGAGGCTCCGATGGCGTCGATCCCCGCAGGTGGCTTCGCTTTGAAATCGCTTGTTTCGGCCAAGGCCGGCTCCCCCAAATTAATACACAGTCTGTCCGATATCACGCATGGTTCCCACAAACAATGTACGATCTGGCGCGTTGACAGGGAATTCATGATCTGAAAACGTACTAACTGATCGAGGGGGTACATTATACCGAAAGAACCATCCTCGCGATCGCAGGGCGGAGAACCAGGGAGGATACCTATGACGAGGATCATGCTCGGCAGTGCGGTCCTGCGCGGCACTGTCGTCGGAGTTTTGGCGGCATCGCTTATGTCCACGTCGGCGCTGGGTGCGCCGCCGGTCGACCTGAGCAAATGGTCGCCCGAATATGTGCGCTCCATCGCCGGAACACAGGATTTCGACACGGCCGGCGATTGCGCCAAGATCACCCCGCTCGATTACAAGGGGCGACTGACTTTCTGGTATCAGGGCGTGTTCGAGGGCGACCCCGACCTCCTGCGCCAGTACTACAAGGATTTCTTCGAGACTTTCCGCAAGACCTATCCGAACATCCAGCTCGAGGAACAGGCACTCACCTATAACGACCTTCTCGACAAATTCCGCACGGCACTCCTGGGCAATGCCGCGCCGATGGCGGTGCGCCTGCAAATCCTGGGCGGTACCGAATTCGCCTCGAAGGGCTACCTGCAGCCGCTCAAACCCGAGGATGTCGGCTATTCGACCGAGGATTTCTGGCCCGGCGCCATGAAGGCCGTGACCTGGGATGGGGTGACCTACGGCATACCGACGAACAACGAGACGATGGCGTTCATCTGGAATGCCGACATCTTCAAGCGTGCGGGCCTCGATCCGGACAAGGCTCCGGCAACCTGGGACGACGTCGTCAAATACTCCAAGCAGATCCACGACAAGCTCGGCATTGCCGGTTACGGCCTCGTGGCTCGCAAGAATGCCGGCAATACGCCCTATCGCTTCATGCCGCAGTTGTGGGCCTATGGCGGCGGCGTCTTCGACGAAGCCACCGCGAATCCGACTTACAAGGAAGTGGAGCTCGACAGCCCGCAGAGCAAGGCGGCGCTGCAAGCCTCATACGACATGTATGTTCGCGACAAGTCTGTTCCGGTTTCGGCACTTACCAACCAGCAGGCCGACAACCAGCCTCTGTTCGTCGCCGGCCAGTTGGGCATGATGATCTCGCACCCGTCCGACTACAACGTCATGCTCGACCTCCAGGCCAAGGCGACCGGAACCGACAAGGACAAGGCGCAGACCGTCATCGACAACATGCGCTACGGCCTGATCCCGACCGGCCCCGACGGCAAGCGCGCCGTCGTGTTCGGCGGCTCGAACATTCACATCCTGAAGCCCGAATATGTAGAGGGCGGCAAGGTGGACGAGCCGGCGGCGAAGGCGATCATCTGCATGTGGACGAGCCCTGAATGGTCGCTGAAGATGGCCTATGCCGGCTCGAACCCGGGCAACCTCAACGGTTTCAAGACCAAGTGGATGAAGGAACGTCTGGACAACATCAAGTTCCTCGATGTCACGACCTCGATGCTGCCGTATGGCATCCCGTTTCCGGCGCTGCCGGAGTCCCCCGAGATCATGAACATCATCGTCCCGGACATGCTGCAGAATGCCCTGACCGGAGCGATGACCGTCGATCAGGCAGCGGACGACGCGGCCAAGAAGGTGAAAGACCTGATGGGCGGACTCTAGTCCGGACCTGACCTCCGATCTGGCCGGCTGCGCCGAGAGCGCAGCCGGTTCATTCCGAAGAACAAGGGCACGCCACAGTGACGATCGTGACCGGCAAGGCCGAGGCTCGCCGAAAATTGCAACCCGGCAGGTCCGGCGCGTTGCGGAACGTCTGGGAGCATCGCGCCGACTATGCATACGTGCTCCCGGCGATCGCCGTGATGCTCATCGTCATCGCCTATCCGATCTACTACACGATCGAGTTGTCGTTCTATAAGACGCCGCCTGGTCTGCAGCTCCGCGACAAGACATTCATCGGCTTCGAAAACTACACCACCATCCTCACCAGTGAGGTGTTCTGGAAGGTAACCTGGAACACCCTGATCTGGACATTCGGGTCCACCTTCATCTCTTTTGTCCTGGGGTTTGCCACGGCGCTGGCGCTCCACCGCGACTTTGTCGGCCGCGGTGTCCTGCGTGCCATCCTGATCATTCCTTGGGTGATCAGCGCCGTCGCCGCCTCCTATATCTGGAAGTGGATCTACCATTCGGATTTCGGCATCATCGGCGCGGTGCTGGTGGGCTTCGGACTGACCGACCGGCCGCCCAATTTCATCGACAACGTCAGCACCGTGCTGCCCTCCCTGATCGTCGTCAATATCTGGCGCGAGTTCCCGTTTGCCATGATCATGATGATGGCCGGCCTGCAGACTGTCCCCGACCAGTTGTTGCGCGCCGCCAAAGTCGACGGGGCCAATGCGTGGCAGCGTTTCTGGCACGTCACCTTCCCGCACTTGCGCAACGTCTCGGTGGTTACGATCCTGCTGCTGGCGGTAGCCAACTTCAATTCCTTCATCATCCCCTGGATCATGACCGGAGGCGGGCCGTCGAACGCATCGCATATCTGGATAACCCACATTTACGAGCTCGCCTTCGGCCGCCAGCGCTGGGGCGTGGCATCCGCATATTCGGTGCTCCTGTTCCTCATCCTGATGGCGCTGGGCTATTTCTACGTCCGTGCGCTGAGCGGCAATGAGCGGAAAGAGGGGAGCGCATGAGCACGATCGCCGAGACAGCCTCTCGAGGCCGGACCCGTCGCCGCATGCGCGTCGACGGATGGCGGTGGGCCGGGCGCATCTTCCTGTTGTTCATGCTGCTCTACACCGGGGTGCCGATGATCTGGATGCTGGTCACCTCCATCAAGTCCGGCTTCGCGGCGACGCAATTCCCGCCACAATGGTGGCCGGACGAGCCTACGCTTGCCAGCTACCAGAAGCTGCTCGATCCGCAGAACAGTGTCGGCCAGGACTTCCTGCGCTTCTTCTGGAACAGCCTGTTCGTGTCGACCGCCACGACAATCCTTTCGGTGATCGTGGCCGTCCCCGCGGCCTATGCGTTTTCGCGCTTCACTTTCCCGGGCCGGAACTTCCTGTTCTTCGCCGTGCTGCTGCGCAACATGTTCCCGGCGGTGATCTTTCTCGTGCCGCTCTTCATCCTGATGCGCGCGATCGGGCTGGTGAACACGCATGGCTCGCTGATCCTGACCTACCTCACCTTCGGCCTGCCCCTGGCGATCTGGCTGCTTAAGGGCTTCTACGACAATATCCCGGTGCAGCTCGAGCAGGCGGCGCGCATCGACGGGGCAACGCGGTTTCAGGCCTTCATCATGATCGTGATGCCGCTCTCGACGCCGGGGATCATCGCCACTGCGATCTATTCCTTCATCGGCGCGTGGAACGAATACATCTACGCCTACACCTTCCTCTCCAAGAACGACCAGCTGACGCTGCCGGTCGGCATCCAGCGCTTTTTCTCGGAAAATACGACTGACTTTCCGGGCCTGATGGCGGCGAGCTTCATGATGAGCGTGCCCGTCGTGGTGCTGTTCCTCGTCCTGCAACGATACTTCGTACGCGCCCTGACAGAAGGCGCGGTCAAGCATTAGGGAGTTGCCGATGGCCCACGTGGCCCTCAAAGATCTCGTCAAGACCTACGGCAACTTCAAGGCCGTCAACGACGTTTCGCTGACGGTCAGCGACGGCGAGTTCGTTGCGCTCGTCGGCCCTTCAGGCTGCGGCAAGACAACCACGCTCAATCTCGTCGCGGGGCTGACCCCGATCACCTCGGGCGACATCGTCATCGGGGACCGGGTGGTCAACGATCTCGACCCCAAGGACAGGGACATCGCAATGGTGTTCCAGAACTACGCGCTCTATCCGCAAAAGTCGGTCTATATGAATCTCGCTTTCCCGCTGCAGATGCGCAAACTGCCCAGGGACGAGATCGACAAGAAGGTCAAGGAAGCGGCGCGGGTGCTCGACATGACGCACCTGCTCGAACGCAAGCCGCGTGAACTTTCGGGCGGGCAGCAGCAGCGCGTCGCCCTGGGCCGCGCGCTCGTGCGCGACCCAGCGGTGTTCCTCATGGACGAGCCGCTCTCCAACCTCGACGCCAAACTGCGCGTGCAGATGCGGTCGGAGATCAAGCGCTTCCACCAGGATCTGAAGGCGACGATCATCTATGTAACGCACGACCAGCTCGAAGCCGTGACGATGGCCGACAAGATGGCGGTGATGAACGGTGGCTTCCTGCAGCAATACGATTCACCGGCGCAGGTCTTTGCCCATCCGGTGAACATGTTCGTCGCCAGCTTCATCGGCAGCCCGGCGATGAGCCTCATTCCGCTGGAGGCGTCCTCCGCGAACGGCGGAACCGTGTTGACCAGCGCGGAGGGTTGGAGCCTCGGGCTCTCGCCGCGCAACGTCCAGAAGGTCACGAAGGCAACGACCAAGAAAGTCGTACTCGGCGCACGTCACTCGACGATCAAACTGCACAAGAG
Coding sequences within:
- a CDS encoding ABC transporter permease; amino-acid sequence: MLLSAGPAVILLLLIVILGFLSPYFLTGRNLSNILAQTAVISVVAMGQHLVILTRGIDLSVGSNLALASVLGALSFHAGATAVVVIAVMVGSGAAVGAINGLVYVFGRLPHPFIITLATLSIAKGLALELADGRAIPGMPDAIDVLGREAIWGLPGSVFVVVGVAAVLFVMAKTMVWGRWIYAVGGRPDAALRMGIPVSWVLVSAYVISGLCAGIGAVILAGRTDAGSPLFGNLLELDTIAAVIIGGASFLGGRGHLGHALIGAIMIGVIRNALNLLNVNIFFQLIVIGVVIVIAVEADVLRNYLEGRVRVMQAGRQP
- a CDS encoding GntR family transcriptional regulator, with translation MKTDTVYKKAFNRVAHMMRDGQLAGQLPSENELRRRVGVSRTTIRKVLEELVHRAMVSEENGIRAVGRPANDDDCYPDAETTPRATHVEQQFMEWMLRGDTRPGTSINELDLARQFGVATNGIREFLIRFSRFGLIEKRPNSGWLFKGFTEDFALELFEIRVMFEVRSARLFSQQPESSPLWAKLAALKLSHIELLEHMDRRFHDFSRLDNRFHRLINEASPNRFIDDFYDIITFIFHYHYQWNKQDEKQRNQAAIVEHIVFIDALESRNAKRIEIACRAHLDSAKETLTRSLLVFDEIPTG
- a CDS encoding mandelate racemase/muconate lactonizing enzyme family protein — translated: MKITDLRCAVIGKHPIVRIVTDEGLYGLGEVEFTKAYLKPWVLHFREALIGEDPTDVERVMLKIRQRGSFKPYGAAVSAIEHALWDIAGKAAGVPAYKLLGGKVRDKVRVYNGSIRQKRTGDRPEDYAADVKWMMEQPQNFFMVKQGISFHSNMKDTVDGFHYGVTQKKAGYHGAMDQGVISERGFNHMLDCVIAMKEVLGDKVSLALDCGPGWMLPDAIKFARAVEKYNLMWLEDMLTGDYVPWVNPQAYRELTTSTSTPIHTGEQIYLRHNFKELIETQAVRVIGPDPADIGGIAELKWVAEHAYMHSILMAPHGTANGLLGLGALINVCATLPANYVAFEYPSASDPWWNDIVIGLPKQIVKDSMVDLLEAPGLGLDIDAEGARKYLREEDAGFFD
- a CDS encoding NIPSNAP family protein, with the protein product MIYELRIYDCLPGRLPTLLKRFSDQTLAIWERHGIRQAGFFTTAIGENSNRLTYFLAWESLAEREAKWAAFVTDPAWHRARDESERDGQIIANISSQLLTPTAFSSVK
- a CDS encoding mandelate racemase/muconate lactonizing enzyme family protein, translating into MPRTDGADEALNRVNTNSKPSELRITDMRVAEIVGAPFTSALLKIYTNQGIVGLGEVRDGASATYALMLKGRLLGENPCDIDRLFRRIKQFGGHGRQGGGVSAVEIALWDIAGKAYGVPIYQMLGGRFRDKVRVYCDTDAEKPSGTETGKRLKERMGRGFTFLKMDLGLMQIAHVPGAVVAPAGAFEGFNGNPRGRGGSFEERKARNLAYDAQNVQHPFTGLHFTEKGIDLLEQYIHEVREVIGYEIPLAIDHVGHISLQDGIRLSRRIEKYVPAWLEDVIPWQYTEQYRQLQQATTVPICTGEDIYLKEGFEPLLKSGGLSVIHPDLLTSGGILETKKIGDMAQDHGVAMAIHMAESPIAAMAAAHVATATENFMALEFHSVEVDWWDDIVTGLPKPLVKDGFITVPDKPGLGIDDVVEEVISQHLQPGVTGIWQSTEHWDNEYSWDRTWS
- a CDS encoding mandelate racemase/muconate lactonizing enzyme family protein → MKITSVRPWLIKSDASYWGEFLFVEVTTDEGVSGWGEITTTTKLANRALCTILRQIGAAVTGEDPARIEYLWHKIFRSFTYMGSRGAAVECVSAIDIALWDLRGKALGKPVYELLGGPVRDEIALYTHPNQAKFTSKDAVAREILDIVESGHTALKFDPFPHQGRGAGGVSREQRDGYLDGSMTRKDEREAAELTALIRETAGPDVDILIDAHGRFDVPTAIRLCRSLEEAGQIDWFEEPCPPESLNALKQVREKVSAAISWGERGHTKWDFVPVLENKLADYIMPDVTWTGGITELKKISALCEAYYIPVSPHDAAGPINVVAGAQVMMTVPNFYKLETSEWNLGKYNHLIDKPLDVSNGSLKLSSRPGLGIEMNRDYLQAHEIELG
- a CDS encoding GntR family transcriptional regulator, whose protein sequence is MAETSDFKAKPPAGIDAIGASSEGASLYQLIREDIIEGRLAANERLVVTDLARRHGTSTNPVREALQLLRGEGFVIFSPNRGARVRPIDQDFVRDIYEIGVLIEPALTRWFVGMATGEDIAELERIQGLIEENNFADTFRHSELDTAFHTVMYQRHYNRHAAELWWKHREVLRAVSRRFNFTLARRAAIIREHRELIALIKAGEADKAAEVISRHVEGSGRHVLEQMRARNAARAG
- a CDS encoding ABC transporter substrate-binding protein translates to MTRIMLGSAVLRGTVVGVLAASLMSTSALGAPPVDLSKWSPEYVRSIAGTQDFDTAGDCAKITPLDYKGRLTFWYQGVFEGDPDLLRQYYKDFFETFRKTYPNIQLEEQALTYNDLLDKFRTALLGNAAPMAVRLQILGGTEFASKGYLQPLKPEDVGYSTEDFWPGAMKAVTWDGVTYGIPTNNETMAFIWNADIFKRAGLDPDKAPATWDDVVKYSKQIHDKLGIAGYGLVARKNAGNTPYRFMPQLWAYGGGVFDEATANPTYKEVELDSPQSKAALQASYDMYVRDKSVPVSALTNQQADNQPLFVAGQLGMMISHPSDYNVMLDLQAKATGTDKDKAQTVIDNMRYGLIPTGPDGKRAVVFGGSNIHILKPEYVEGGKVDEPAAKAIICMWTSPEWSLKMAYAGSNPGNLNGFKTKWMKERLDNIKFLDVTTSMLPYGIPFPALPESPEIMNIIVPDMLQNALTGAMTVDQAADDAAKKVKDLMGGL
- a CDS encoding carbohydrate ABC transporter permease, with the translated sequence MTIVTGKAEARRKLQPGRSGALRNVWEHRADYAYVLPAIAVMLIVIAYPIYYTIELSFYKTPPGLQLRDKTFIGFENYTTILTSEVFWKVTWNTLIWTFGSTFISFVLGFATALALHRDFVGRGVLRAILIIPWVISAVAASYIWKWIYHSDFGIIGAVLVGFGLTDRPPNFIDNVSTVLPSLIVVNIWREFPFAMIMMMAGLQTVPDQLLRAAKVDGANAWQRFWHVTFPHLRNVSVVTILLLAVANFNSFIIPWIMTGGGPSNASHIWITHIYELAFGRQRWGVASAYSVLLFLILMALGYFYVRALSGNERKEGSA
- a CDS encoding carbohydrate ABC transporter permease, which translates into the protein MSTIAETASRGRTRRRMRVDGWRWAGRIFLLFMLLYTGVPMIWMLVTSIKSGFAATQFPPQWWPDEPTLASYQKLLDPQNSVGQDFLRFFWNSLFVSTATTILSVIVAVPAAYAFSRFTFPGRNFLFFAVLLRNMFPAVIFLVPLFILMRAIGLVNTHGSLILTYLTFGLPLAIWLLKGFYDNIPVQLEQAARIDGATRFQAFIMIVMPLSTPGIIATAIYSFIGAWNEYIYAYTFLSKNDQLTLPVGIQRFFSENTTDFPGLMAASFMMSVPVVVLFLVLQRYFVRALTEGAVKH